One window of the Parasphingopyxis algicola genome contains the following:
- a CDS encoding GSCFA domain-containing protein produces the protein MPIIALNGPEAMRIRKANDLATWGSRTKENRVEPVAKPAFDTPFQLQPGEKIFTIGSCFARHVEGELVNRGFEIPMRDLFRKGAFEGLAPEIVNNFGTPSIYNEFAWAFGEQAFDEDKAIVEVGKDRFVDLHMVNSIRPGPFDEVLARRKGLLSATRSLADCRVLIMTLGLAEVWWDEEAQTYLNTAPLPTVLNAAADRFSLHVLDFAECHDYLKRALDIAFAHGRDDLRVILTVSPVPMMATHRRTDVITANSYSKSVLRTVAEHIVQADDRISYFPSYETVTLSDRRLAWMDDLVHVSKEMVGLNVDRMVDAFTGNPHPVERQLPATASLSNENAAALFLADQARSARALDDEAFFEEHRDEARKSPAFALEYAKFLFAKKDLEAALDILDNAQGVEAELLRASLLRATGAYDEAAAVAANVCRTNPKGQEQWRLRLDIAAARKDLEDIAVIEKEWLQAAPARRGIILSFVGSAFRRAGNDHEALDRLRDSGIDPADAEGFVAVEWAWALLSLQEYGEARGVIEKFVPRSDWQVNQVKQIRKKLAAAEAA, from the coding sequence ATGCCTATTATCGCGTTGAACGGGCCCGAAGCGATGCGTATTCGCAAGGCCAACGATCTTGCCACATGGGGCAGCCGAACGAAGGAAAATCGCGTCGAACCGGTCGCAAAACCGGCGTTCGATACGCCGTTTCAACTCCAGCCGGGCGAAAAGATCTTCACGATCGGTTCCTGTTTCGCCCGCCATGTCGAGGGCGAGCTCGTAAATCGCGGTTTCGAGATTCCGATGCGAGACCTGTTTCGGAAGGGGGCATTTGAGGGTCTCGCGCCGGAGATCGTGAACAATTTCGGTACGCCCTCGATCTACAACGAGTTTGCATGGGCCTTCGGCGAACAGGCGTTCGACGAAGACAAAGCCATAGTCGAGGTCGGCAAGGACAGATTTGTCGATCTGCATATGGTGAACAGCATCCGTCCCGGGCCGTTCGACGAGGTCCTCGCCCGTCGCAAAGGCCTGTTGAGCGCGACACGGTCGCTCGCCGATTGCCGGGTTCTCATCATGACGCTCGGATTGGCCGAGGTATGGTGGGACGAGGAGGCGCAAACCTATTTGAACACGGCGCCCTTGCCGACCGTTTTGAACGCGGCGGCCGACCGGTTCTCGCTGCACGTGCTAGATTTCGCCGAATGTCACGACTATCTCAAGCGCGCTCTGGACATCGCCTTTGCGCATGGCCGGGACGATCTGCGCGTTATCCTGACCGTTTCTCCGGTGCCGATGATGGCGACGCACCGGCGCACCGACGTGATTACGGCCAACAGCTATTCGAAGTCCGTGCTGCGAACCGTTGCCGAGCATATAGTGCAAGCGGACGACCGGATCAGCTATTTCCCCAGCTATGAAACGGTGACGCTGAGCGATCGCCGTTTGGCGTGGATGGACGATTTGGTCCATGTGTCCAAAGAGATGGTCGGGCTCAACGTGGACAGGATGGTCGACGCGTTCACCGGCAACCCCCATCCGGTCGAGCGCCAATTGCCCGCCACGGCCAGTCTTTCGAACGAAAATGCGGCCGCCCTGTTCCTTGCCGATCAGGCGCGCAGCGCGCGGGCTCTGGATGACGAGGCCTTTTTCGAAGAGCATCGCGACGAGGCTCGAAAATCGCCCGCCTTTGCTCTTGAATATGCGAAATTCCTATTCGCCAAGAAAGATCTCGAGGCGGCGCTCGATATCCTCGATAATGCGCAAGGCGTCGAAGCCGAATTGCTCCGCGCCAGTCTATTGCGTGCGACGGGAGCCTATGACGAGGCGGCGGCTGTTGCGGCAAATGTCTGTCGGACCAATCCCAAGGGACAAGAGCAGTGGCGGCTCAGGCTCGACATCGCGGCCGCCCGCAAGGACCTGGAGGATATTGCGGTCATCGAGAAAGAGTGGCTGCAGGCCGCGCCGGCGAGGCGGGGAATCATCCTGTCTTTCGTCGGCAGCGCTTTTCGCCGGGCCGGGAACGATCACGAAGCGCTCGATCGCCTGCGCGATTCCGGGATCGATCCCGCCGATGCCGAAGGCTTTGTGGCCGTCGAATGGGCTTGGGCCCTTCTCAGCTTGCAGGAATATGGCGAAGCCAGGGGCGTCATCGAAAAATTCGTCCCGCGTTCCGATTGGCAGGTCAACCAGGTCAAGCAGATCAGGAAAAAACTCGCCGCCGCCGAGGCCGCATAA
- a CDS encoding queuosine precursor transporter, which translates to MSDATIEKIDASALGGRRMRYFDFVMVAFVVILLLSNVIGAGKVANVDLPLIGAYAFGAGILFFPLSYVIGDVLTEVYGYARARRCIWAGFVAMLFMALMATIVVAMPPDASWTGQAAYEQVFGQVPRIVFASIIAFWAGEFVNSYVMARMKVWTDGKYLWTRTIGSTVFGQGVDSLLFYPLAFWGVWTNELVVTVMITNWLLKVAWEALLTPVTYIVVGWLKRHEGLDVYDAHTGFTPFKTTV; encoded by the coding sequence ATGAGCGACGCAACTATCGAGAAAATCGACGCTTCCGCGCTGGGCGGACGGCGGATGCGTTATTTCGATTTCGTGATGGTGGCGTTCGTCGTCATCCTGTTGCTGTCCAATGTGATCGGTGCCGGCAAGGTCGCCAATGTCGATCTGCCGCTGATCGGTGCCTATGCTTTCGGCGCCGGAATCCTCTTCTTTCCGCTGTCCTATGTGATCGGCGACGTGCTGACCGAGGTGTACGGCTATGCCCGGGCGCGGCGCTGCATCTGGGCGGGCTTCGTCGCGATGTTGTTCATGGCGCTGATGGCGACGATCGTCGTAGCGATGCCGCCGGACGCCAGCTGGACGGGTCAGGCGGCTTATGAACAGGTGTTCGGCCAGGTGCCGCGGATCGTCTTCGCTTCGATCATCGCCTTCTGGGCCGGCGAGTTCGTCAATTCCTACGTCATGGCGCGCATGAAGGTCTGGACCGACGGCAAATATCTGTGGACCCGGACGATCGGCTCTACGGTGTTCGGCCAGGGCGTCGACAGCCTGCTCTTCTACCCGCTCGCCTTTTGGGGCGTGTGGACCAACGAGCTGGTGGTCACGGTGATGATCACCAACTGGCTGCTCAAGGTGGCATGGGAGGCGCTGCTCACGCCCGTCACCTATATCGTGGTCGGCTGGCTCAAGCGGCACGAGGGGCTCGACGTGTACGACGCGCATACCGGTTTCACGCCGTTCAAGACGACGGTCTGA
- a CDS encoding phytanoyl-CoA dioxygenase family protein yields MYSIFTSMKVFSDPWVGHPGLNRLGMHRKRVKAALAICRFRRAQTVRVRDADEQHLMDHGFVAIENFLPDEEFAALRNECHAAEEAARTATPLPDKPEVWGFGDSDRHDWGFDRFDGGTLNRFIKPGPLAAAFPRNAQFKRLARLVTGKTMSPRRNWIYQTVNGDETEIPDQQREFHRDTFFNCMKYWFFIDPVREEDGPFVYVPGSHKLTPERLAWEEKKAEAAVEARVQKDHRGMTGSFRIEEEEMAAMGLPEPKAYPVPGNTLVVANVFGFHRRGDAVPGTRRLSLYGNHRPQPFVPIGS; encoded by the coding sequence ATGTACTCGATTTTCACATCCATGAAGGTGTTCAGCGATCCCTGGGTCGGCCATCCGGGCCTTAACCGGCTGGGCATGCATCGCAAGCGCGTCAAGGCCGCCCTGGCCATTTGCCGTTTCCGCCGCGCGCAAACGGTGCGGGTACGCGACGCCGACGAACAGCATCTGATGGATCACGGTTTCGTCGCGATTGAGAATTTTCTGCCCGACGAGGAATTCGCCGCGCTGCGCAACGAATGTCATGCCGCGGAAGAGGCGGCGAGGACCGCCACCCCGCTGCCCGACAAACCCGAAGTCTGGGGGTTCGGCGACAGCGATCGGCATGACTGGGGTTTCGACCGGTTCGACGGCGGCACCCTCAATCGCTTCATCAAGCCCGGGCCGCTGGCTGCGGCCTTCCCGCGCAACGCGCAGTTCAAGCGCCTCGCCCGGCTCGTGACCGGCAAGACCATGTCGCCGCGCCGCAACTGGATCTATCAGACGGTCAACGGCGACGAGACCGAGATCCCCGACCAGCAGCGCGAATTTCACCGCGATACCTTTTTCAACTGTATGAAATACTGGTTCTTCATCGATCCGGTGCGCGAAGAGGACGGCCCGTTCGTCTATGTACCCGGAAGCCACAAGCTGACGCCCGAGCGCCTTGCCTGGGAAGAGAAGAAGGCCGAGGCGGCCGTCGAAGCCCGCGTGCAGAAGGATCACCGCGGCATGACCGGTTCGTTCCGCATCGAGGAAGAGGAAATGGCGGCCATGGGCCTGCCGGAACCGAAGGCCTATCCGGTGCCCGGCAATACGCTCGTCGTCGCCAACGTTTTCGGCTTTCACCGGCGCGGCGATGCGGTGCCCGGCACCCGCCGGCTATCGCTCTACGGCAATCACCGCCCGCAGCCCTTCGTCCCGATCGGTTCCTGA
- a CDS encoding glycosyltransferase family 29 protein — MQIDSLKDVLKLAQLSNDHRLWVAVAKKLLLYTNPFDHEARVETDELLAQSMVAMRYDLELPLARRASICAVAAHIPNWQLVNSVNGGKTPNWPFLSVLASMPTAHAVLAKILVRTGRADDEGLFEHLAESYSRTADRASIYDLALRIFETGGHLDANRDPGSSDRQRPDTRQSLRAHILSAAKIVREKQAGPGNFALMYELLVEAESLPRRLKKMARSSLARAFAKSRMPDSASGADQELALAVAQQIGTGALVRVLEKREQTNALADFADWLIVNPLSHGLLRSIVKRTPLLTIAYDNSTEEAVERGQGATSPHYLLGKIHYGSSEPETAAAYAETQQALLEQMCGDGNPMTSAALPAIDQWLERYRRKKAFAETAPDADEPEHNGLARWRHIVKLTIALDAGHETDLRLLSSEAAELSENGALRIALHSLASLENASQSLKLSLAKALRSQGFDILTAALVSGYVESSQTAALLFGRALDSHKRPEERISIWRSLTERYRSPAFLVSYAAALIDGLRYDEADAVIADLVDKSPDQSTLLRNRVLMLSRQGKLVAAREEAERLSERFPDCQVVAGDLVRTGFETGKPAPRSYEGTAVERDNVNLFRALSDHDLAVGNVNSAVEIRAAVAERTQHVNDYHRQLNAVFATGEFQEAAELCERMKQRFPGVPAFWKKAGQVCERRRDYDGMLYNFTEMLALDPEEESARSAVGRALIYLDRTQDALDWLGDCANARDESLWTDTLRAFLHARNGDADDAKRALDSVYRKCAQVMDAYREGVARDPRTTYLLNGGYADHPSDIAEHVHRNFDIWTDTLRHGSNALIGNSPSLLEQGRGPAIDAFDTVIRLNDFVIEGYEKDLGTKTDYWYSSANRQASPHRASVERAKTLMMQPHARHFPDIAAFSRGRLGFELDPAETGYLAPCVKMMSENLSYPFPSTGFRVIQILEFLVQCPFTAFGFDFFSSGEMHYFDVGETHLQVGEVHAIDFERDLVNQLIVPYGRHAKFV, encoded by the coding sequence ATGCAGATTGACAGCTTGAAGGATGTTCTGAAGCTCGCACAGCTGTCGAACGATCACCGTCTTTGGGTGGCGGTAGCCAAGAAGCTGCTTCTCTATACCAACCCCTTCGATCATGAGGCACGTGTCGAAACCGACGAACTGCTGGCGCAATCGATGGTCGCAATGCGGTACGATCTCGAACTGCCGCTCGCCAGACGAGCCTCGATCTGCGCCGTCGCCGCGCATATACCTAACTGGCAGCTGGTGAACTCGGTGAACGGCGGAAAGACGCCGAACTGGCCCTTTTTATCCGTGTTGGCGAGCATGCCCACCGCTCATGCCGTCCTGGCCAAGATTTTGGTCCGGACCGGCCGGGCGGATGATGAGGGGCTCTTCGAACATCTTGCCGAATCTTATTCGCGCACGGCGGATCGTGCATCGATCTATGACCTAGCTCTCAGAATTTTCGAAACCGGGGGGCACCTGGATGCGAACCGGGATCCGGGCAGCTCCGACCGACAGCGGCCAGATACGCGGCAATCATTGCGCGCACACATCCTTTCGGCCGCCAAGATTGTCCGCGAGAAACAGGCTGGACCCGGCAATTTCGCCCTCATGTACGAGCTTCTGGTGGAAGCCGAGTCGCTGCCGCGCAGACTGAAGAAAATGGCCCGGTCGTCGCTGGCCCGGGCTTTCGCAAAAAGCCGGATGCCGGATTCGGCGTCCGGCGCCGACCAGGAACTGGCTCTGGCCGTGGCCCAACAAATTGGCACAGGCGCGCTTGTCAGAGTTCTCGAAAAGAGAGAGCAAACGAACGCCTTGGCAGACTTTGCCGATTGGCTGATCGTCAACCCGTTGAGTCACGGTCTTTTGAGATCGATTGTCAAGCGGACGCCATTGCTCACCATTGCATATGACAACTCGACAGAAGAAGCCGTCGAACGGGGTCAAGGGGCCACAAGCCCGCACTATCTGCTGGGCAAAATCCATTATGGCAGTTCGGAACCCGAAACGGCCGCCGCATATGCGGAAACGCAGCAAGCCCTACTCGAGCAGATGTGCGGCGACGGGAATCCGATGACGAGCGCAGCACTTCCGGCGATAGACCAATGGCTCGAGCGCTATCGGCGAAAAAAGGCATTCGCGGAAACGGCACCGGATGCGGACGAACCGGAGCACAACGGGTTGGCGCGATGGCGACACATCGTCAAACTCACGATCGCGCTTGATGCGGGCCACGAAACCGATCTGAGGCTTCTTTCGAGCGAGGCTGCAGAGCTCAGCGAGAACGGCGCTCTGCGGATCGCGCTGCACAGTCTCGCGAGCCTCGAAAACGCGTCACAGAGCCTGAAACTGAGCCTCGCGAAAGCGCTCCGTTCTCAGGGCTTCGACATTCTGACGGCCGCGCTCGTCAGTGGCTACGTCGAATCCTCCCAGACCGCGGCTCTGCTGTTCGGCCGGGCGCTGGACAGTCACAAGCGTCCCGAAGAGCGGATTTCGATATGGAGGTCGTTGACCGAGCGCTATCGGAGCCCGGCCTTTCTAGTCTCCTATGCTGCTGCCCTGATCGACGGGCTTCGCTACGACGAAGCCGATGCGGTGATCGCCGATCTTGTCGACAAGTCCCCTGACCAGTCGACCCTGCTTCGAAACCGGGTCCTGATGCTTTCAAGGCAAGGCAAGCTGGTTGCCGCAAGAGAGGAAGCGGAAAGGCTGTCGGAACGGTTCCCCGACTGCCAGGTCGTAGCCGGCGACCTGGTGCGGACCGGTTTCGAGACCGGTAAGCCGGCGCCGCGATCATATGAGGGAACGGCGGTCGAACGCGACAATGTCAATCTGTTCCGGGCTCTTTCGGATCACGACCTGGCCGTCGGAAACGTGAATTCGGCGGTGGAAATCCGGGCCGCGGTGGCCGAGCGGACGCAACATGTGAACGATTACCATCGACAGCTTAACGCTGTTTTCGCGACGGGTGAATTCCAGGAAGCCGCCGAACTCTGCGAACGCATGAAGCAACGGTTTCCCGGCGTGCCGGCCTTCTGGAAAAAGGCGGGCCAAGTCTGCGAGCGTCGGCGCGACTATGACGGGATGCTCTACAACTTCACCGAAATGTTGGCGCTGGACCCGGAAGAGGAAAGCGCCCGATCGGCGGTCGGACGCGCGCTGATTTACCTCGATCGCACCCAGGATGCTCTGGATTGGCTAGGCGATTGCGCAAACGCTCGGGACGAAAGCCTGTGGACGGACACACTGCGCGCATTTCTCCACGCCAGAAACGGCGACGCCGACGACGCGAAACGGGCGCTGGACTCGGTCTATCGGAAATGCGCACAGGTGATGGACGCGTATCGCGAGGGCGTTGCCCGCGATCCGCGCACTACCTACCTGCTCAACGGCGGTTACGCCGACCATCCCAGCGATATCGCCGAGCATGTGCATCGGAATTTCGATATCTGGACGGACACTCTGAGACACGGCTCCAATGCGCTGATCGGCAATTCGCCGTCATTGCTCGAACAGGGGCGCGGACCGGCAATCGATGCGTTCGATACCGTGATCCGGCTGAACGATTTCGTCATCGAAGGCTATGAAAAGGATCTGGGAACGAAAACCGACTATTGGTATTCGTCCGCCAATCGCCAAGCGTCACCGCACCGGGCGAGCGTCGAGCGCGCGAAAACCTTGATGATGCAGCCGCATGCGCGCCATTTCCCCGATATCGCCGCATTCAGCCGAGGGCGGCTGGGCTTCGAACTGGATCCCGCGGAAACCGGATATCTGGCACCCTGCGTAAAGATGATGAGCGAAAATCTTTCCTATCCTTTTCCCAGTACAGGTTTCCGGGTTATCCAGATTCTCGAATTTCTCGTTCAATGCCCGTTCACGGCGTTCGGTTTCGATTTCTTTTCGTCCGGGGAAATGCACTATTTCGACGTCGGCGAAACGCATCTGCAGGTGGGCGAGGTTCACGCCATCGATTTCGAACGCGATCTGGTGAACCAGCTGATCGTTCCTTACGGACGTCACGCGAAATTCGTGTGA
- a CDS encoding M15 family metallopeptidase, with translation MPEPRTKADKLFRQRLLSCSDFYTDTLDGIWGPNSRAADQAFERKSAAIAAAEGTFDPRSEKNISGLRPDAQELARKSLMAVRTAGIDARIISGTRTYAEQDELYRQGRSRPGRIVTNAQGGQSWHNFGLAWDIGIFVDGAYQTAAEPYKAAAAHGKVSGVSWGGDWLRFKDFPHYFQTTALGMAQLRARFEKGCR, from the coding sequence ATGCCCGAACCGCGTACCAAGGCAGACAAGCTGTTCCGCCAGCGGCTCCTGAGCTGTTCGGATTTCTACACCGATACGCTCGATGGTATCTGGGGCCCGAACTCCCGGGCGGCGGATCAGGCCTTCGAACGCAAAAGTGCGGCGATCGCGGCGGCCGAGGGCACCTTCGATCCGCGATCCGAGAAAAACATATCGGGCCTGCGCCCGGACGCCCAGGAACTGGCCCGCAAATCGCTGATGGCGGTCCGGACCGCGGGGATCGATGCGCGCATCATCTCGGGCACGCGCACCTATGCGGAACAGGATGAGCTGTACAGGCAAGGGCGGAGCAGGCCCGGGAGGATCGTGACCAACGCACAGGGAGGGCAAAGCTGGCACAATTTCGGCCTCGCCTGGGATATCGGCATATTCGTCGACGGTGCGTATCAGACCGCCGCCGAACCGTACAAAGCCGCCGCGGCGCACGGGAAGGTATCCGGCGTTTCCTGGGGCGGCGACTGGCTGCGGTTCAAGGACTTTCCCCATTATTTCCAAACCACGGCACTTGGCATGGCGCAGTTGCGCGCACGATTCGAAAAAGGGTGCCGCTGA